DNA sequence from the Dethiosulfovibrio salsuginis genome:
GGGCTTACCCAGGTTCCTGGATGGACTCCGTTGGTGACGTAGTCCACCTGGCTGGTGGTGAACATCTTTCTGGATACCTCGCCGTGCCTTTTCGAAACAGCGTTTACGTAGCGGCTGAAGGTGTAGCCCAGCTCGGTCATAGAGACCCCCTGAGCCCCTGGGAGCATCTGTTTCAACGTCGAGACGAAGGACGGGGCTATGGTCCTCTCCACCAGCCCGAAGGGAAACACGTCGTGTCCCGCCGGTACAGGGGTGTGGGTGGTGAAAATGACCTCTTTCTTTATCTTCTCCGGGTCGAAATAGCCCTGCTCTCTCATAAGCTCCAGGGAGATAAAACCAGCGTGTCCTTCGTTGAGGTGATAGGTCTCGATTCCCGAGTAACCTAGATCCCTGAGCATACGAAGCCCTCCGACCCCCAGTATCATCTCCTGACAGAGCCTGTAGAGCTGGTCCCCTCCGTAGAGATCCCAGGACAGCCTCCGATCGTCGGCGTGGTTGCCCTCTACGTCGGTGTCCAGGAAGTAAACCGGTATGGTATAGCCCGAGACACCGTGGACGTCGTGGACCCATGCCCTGACCTTGATGTCCCTTCCCCTGAGGGTCACGGTGACGGTATTAGGCAGAGGGACCAGCTCTGTTGAGGGATTCCATATAACCGGAGTCTCCTGTTGCCACCCTCCGTTGTCGAAAGACTGACGGAAATAGCCGTTTCGGTACAGCAGGGTCATCGCCACCATAGGGACCCCCAAGTCGGCGGAACTTTTGATGATGTCCCCCGCTAGAACCCCTAGTCCTCCTGAGTAGGTCGGTATAGAGGGCTTTAGGCCGATCTCCATGGAACAGTAGGCGATTTTTCTGAAGGACGCCTCGCTCTCCATCATCTTTCTCAAGGAAGTGCTCAGCTCGCTGTGTCTGTGTGACTGCATCTGCATACAGTATCTCCCCTTTCCTTTAGCCCTCAGAGGGGCGATCTTCGGTGTTTGCCCTGCCGTAAAGGATCGTCATGTCCCCGATCCACTCCAGGTCTATATCTTCCTTTAGCCTCCAGGTCCAGTTACCTGTGGTGGTGGAGGGAGTGTTGATTCTGGCCTCAGAGTCCAGCCCCAAAACGTCCTGAGCTGGAACGACCGCTAGTTCCGCAACAGAGGCTAGAGCCATCCTTATCACGCTGTCCACAGCCGATCGGTGGTCCAGCTGCCTGCCTGTGTAGGCCTGGAGGTTCTTAACGGTGGTTTCTCCCGCCTTTTTGAACCATCCGGCGGTGGTGTCGTTGTCGTGGGTTCCGGTGTAGATAACCGAATTTCTTCGATGGTTGTGAGGTACGTAGGGGTTGGTCCCAGTATCTCCGTCGAAGGCGAACTGCAACACCGCCATGCCGGCCAGCCCTAGGTCCTCCATGGCCCTCTTCACCTCCGGAGTTATGACACCCAGATCCTCGGCGGTGAAAGGCAGGTCAGGAAAAGTCTCCCTGATGGCCTTAAAAAACCGGTCGTAAGGGACCTTCTCCCAGCGGCCCTCTCTGGCGGTAGCGTGATCTCTCGGCACCGCCCAATAACCTACCATACCACGAAAATGGTCGATTCTGACCCTATCGTAGAGGGTCAGACAGTGTCTCAGTCGGTTTATCCACCAGCTGAACCTCTGGGCAAGGTGGTTCTCCCAAAGATACAGAGGGTTGCCCCAAAGTTGGCCGTCCTCGCTGTAGTAGTCCGGCGGGACTCCCGCCACCGACGAAGGTAGCCTTTCGTCGTCAAGCTGAAACAGATCGGGATTGGCCCACACGTCGGAGCTGTCGTGGATTACGTAGATAGGTATGTCCCCCAGAATCTCCAGCCCCAGACGATTGCACTCCTTTTTCCACTTTCTCTGTTGCTGGAAGAAAAGATATTGACCGAAGGCCAGCCGGTCCAGGCTGTGTCCCTCCTGGTCGGCGATTTGGGATAGTGCCTCCTCCTCCCTGTCCCTAAGGGGCTCAGGCCACAGGTTCCAGGGCTTTTGCCCCATACGGTCTTTTATAACCGTGAAGAGACAGTAATTCTCAAGCCAGAGTCGATTTTCCTCCTTGAAGTGCTTAAAATCCTGGAGGTCCTTTCCTCTCTCCCAGCTTTTGGCTATGAGGGCAGTCCTTATCTCCAGGGCCCTGTCGAAGTCGCTTGGTCCTATTGGGATTTTTTCCGGGAGCTCGCTTTTCAGTATAAAACCGTCTTTGACGAGCTCTTCTGGGCTTATAAACGCCCTGTTTCCCGCGAAAACCGACGTCGGGCTGTAAGGCGAATGGCCGAAAGCCGAGGACGTCTCGTTGAGGGGCAGGATCTGCCAGACCGATATAGAGGAGCGAGCCATGTTTCTGGCTACGTGGTAGGCCCAGGGGCCCAGGTCTCCCGTTCCCCACGGGGAAGGTAGAGATGATATATGGAGCAGTAAACCGGATCGTCTCAAGGCAAATCACCCCTTTGGGAATTTTGTCCTTTCATTGTACTATGTAGGTAGGCACATAATCGATAGAGAGATACGAAAGGGGAGAGAATTTTGACCCAATCTTTTTTGACCGACTACGATGTGTTTCTCTTTAAGCAGGGGAGGCATTATAGGCTTTATAACTGTTTAGGGTGTAAGATGGTGGAGGACGGAGCCCATTTCGCCATCTGGGCTCCTAACGCTCAGGAGGTTTCGGTTCTGTGCAACCTCAACGGCTGGACCTACGGGACCAACCAGCTCAGCCCCAGGTGGGACGGAAGCGGCATATGGGAGGGCTTTGTTCCTGGGCTCGGCCTAGGGGACATCTACAAGTACGGCATAAAGACCCAAACAGGGGAGTGGATCCAAAAAAGCGACCCTATGGCTTCCAAGTACGAGGAGCCCCCTAAGAGTGCGTCGGTGGTCTGGCCTCTGGATTACCGTTGGGAGGACGAAGCGTGGATGTCCAGCAGGGGAGAGGTCCTCCCTCTGGACGGCCCTTGGTCCATCTACGAGGTCCACCTTGGCTCCTGGGTCCGCCGGGACGGTGGTTTTCTGTCCTACCGGGAGATAGGCCCCCTCCTGGCGGACTACGTCCTTGAGGCTGGTTTCACAGCGGTCGAGCTCATGCCTGTGATGGAGCACCCTTTCTACGGATCCTGGGGCTATCAGGTTCTCGGCTACTTCGCCCCTACGTCGAGGTACGGTACCCCTCAGGACTTTATGGCCATGGTGGACCATCTCCACTCCAAAGGGATAGCGGTGATTCTGGACTGGGTGCCCTCCCACTTTCCCTCCGACGGCCATGGACTGGCGAACTTCGACGGAACCTGTCTCTACGAGCATCAGGACTCCAGAAAGGGCTATCACCCTCAATGGACCAGCGCCATATTCAACTACGGCAGACACGAGGTTCGATCTTTCCTAATAAGCAGTGCCCTGCTTTGGCTGGATAAATACCACATAGACGGCATAAGGGTAGACGGAGTCGCCTCTATGCTCTATCTGGACTACGGAAGGTCTCACGGCCAGTGGATCCCCAACCGCTACGGTGGCAGGGAAAACCTGGAGGCGGTGGCTCTGCTCAGGGAGTTCAACTCGGAGGTCAATCGGAGTTACCCCGACGTAGTGACCTTCGCCGAGGAGTCAACCGAATGGCCCAGAGTCACCGGCCCGGTCCACCTAGGAGGGCTCGGCTTTTCCATGAAGTGGGATATGGGCTGGATGCACGACAGTCTGTCCTATATGTCCAGAGACTCTATCCACCGGTCCTGGCATCACGGCGAGATAACCTTCGGTATGTGGTACGCCTTCTCCGAGAGGTTCATACTGCCTCTTTCTCACGACGAGGTGGTCTACGGAAAGAGATCCCTCTTGATGAAAATGGCGGGAGACCACTGGCGTAAGAGGGCGAACCTCCGGCTGCTTCTGGCCATGATGTATCTCCGTCCAGGGAAGAAGCTCCTCTTCATGGGGGGAGAGTTCGGCCAGGAAAACGAGTGGAACCACGAAAAAGAGCTGGACTGGTATCTCATGGACAGGCCGGAACACCGAGGGATCTTTAAACTGGTCTCGGACCTCAACAGGCTCTACAGGGAAGAGTCCGCCCTTCACCGAGACTTCGACCCTCAGTGTTTTCAGTGGATAGACTGTTCCGACGTGGCACAGAGCGTTTTCGTCATGATGAGGCCCTTAGGGGACCGGCCTATAGTGGCGGTGATCAACGGCACCCCTGAACCTCGATACGACTACCGAATAGGGGTCCCTCAGGGCGGTAAGTGGAGGGAACTCTGTAACACCGATGGAGATTGCTACGGAGGAAGTGGTATGGGAAACATGGGAGAGATAGAGGCCCAGGAGATAGGCTGTCACGGAAGACATTGGTCACTGAGCCTTACATTGCCCCCTCTGTCGGTTTTGGCACTGGCACCGGAGCGGCTTTTCAACGAGGAGGTATGATTTTGAACAGATACGTATGTATCCACGGTCACTACTACCAGCCCCCTAGGGAGAACCCCTGGACAGGGGTGGTTGAAAGACAGGAGTCGGCGGCCCCCTGGCACGACTGGAACGGCCAGATAACCTCCCAGTGCTACGGGCCTAACGGGGCGGCCAGAATACTGGACGAAAAAGGTCGAGTCGTGGCGATGAGAAACTGCTACGGCTCAATCAGCTTCAACGTCGGGCCTACCCTGTTAAACTGGCTGGAGAGCAAGTGTAACTGGGTATATAGGGCGGTCCTGGACGCCGATCGAGTCGGGGCGGCGAGGTTCGGCGGCCACGGCCCTGCCATAGCCCAGGTCTACGGTCACGCCATAATGCCTCTGGCCTCGGAGAAGGACAAAAGGACCCAGACCCTCTGGGGCATGTCCGACTTCCGCCGCCGCTTCAAAAGGGACCCGGAGGGTATGTGGCTCGCCGAGACCGCCGTGGACGTCCCCACCCTGGAGGTGCTGGCCTCGGAGGGAATAAAGTTCACTATCCTAGCTCCCCATCAGGCGGGAAAGATCGCCTCCGACGGACCTCTTGACATAACCGTTCCCTATAGGTGCCTACTGCCCTCCGGCAAGGAGATAGCCCTATTCTTCTACGACGGACGGATATCCCAGGAGATAGCCTTCGGAGGGGCACTGGACAACGGCAGGGCCCTCGCCAGACGGATGATGGACGCCTGTCCCGACCTGGGCCGTCCGGCCCTGGAGCACGTGGCGGTGGACGGAGAGACCTTCGGCCATCACCACCGCTTCGGAGACATGGCCCTCGCCGCTTGCCTCGACGAGCTCGATCGGGCGGAGGAGGTAAAGTTGACTGTTTACGGCGAATTCCTGGAGATATCCCCTCCGTCGGTTGAGGCCGAGGTTATCGAACGGTCCTCCTGGAGCTGCTCTCACGGCGTAGAGCGGTGGAGGTCCGACTGTGGCTGTTCCGACGGAGGTCATACAGGCTGGCATCAGAGGTGGAGAGGCCCTCTGAGGACCGCTTTAGAGGGCCTAAGGAACGGTCTGGAACGGCTTTACACCTTGAGGGGATCGGCGCTTTTCCCCGACCCCTGGGGAACCAGGGATCGGGCGGATCTCCTTGCCCTACCGATATCAAGAAAGGAAAGAGTAGCGTTCCTGCAGGGAGAGGCCCAAAGGGAGCTCAGCCCCTGGGAGATAGCTCAGGCTATGACCCTCCTGGAGATACAGCGTTGCTCTCTGCTCATGTTCTCCAGCTGTGGATGGTTTTTCGACGATCTGTCCAGAGTGGAGACCATTCAGGTTTTAAAGTACGCAGCAAAGGCCCTGGATCTGGCGGAGAGCCTCGGCGAGACCTCCCTTCGAGAGCCCTTCCTCGCCGGTCTGGAGAAGGCCCCCAGCAACGTTCCTGAGTTCTCCGACGGAAGAAGGGTCTTCTCCTGCTTTGTCGAACCCTGCTCTATAGACCTGCCGAGGGTAGGGGCCCATATGGCCCTTTACAGCCTTTTCGACCTAGACCCTTTAACAACCGAGTTTCCCCATATATGGTCTACAGGAAAGGTGATGCACAGAGGTTCCTCCGACAGCCTCGACTACTGCGTAGGCTGTATGGAGCTCCACTCGG
Encoded proteins:
- a CDS encoding DUF3536 domain-containing protein, with translation MNRYVCIHGHYYQPPRENPWTGVVERQESAAPWHDWNGQITSQCYGPNGAARILDEKGRVVAMRNCYGSISFNVGPTLLNWLESKCNWVYRAVLDADRVGAARFGGHGPAIAQVYGHAIMPLASEKDKRTQTLWGMSDFRRRFKRDPEGMWLAETAVDVPTLEVLASEGIKFTILAPHQAGKIASDGPLDITVPYRCLLPSGKEIALFFYDGRISQEIAFGGALDNGRALARRMMDACPDLGRPALEHVAVDGETFGHHHRFGDMALAACLDELDRAEEVKLTVYGEFLEISPPSVEAEVIERSSWSCSHGVERWRSDCGCSDGGHTGWHQRWRGPLRTALEGLRNGLERLYTLRGSALFPDPWGTRDRADLLALPISRKERVAFLQGEAQRELSPWEIAQAMTLLEIQRCSLLMFSSCGWFFDDLSRVETIQVLKYAAKALDLAESLGETSLREPFLAGLEKAPSNVPEFSDGRRVFSCFVEPCSIDLPRVGAHMALYSLFDLDPLTTEFPHIWSTGKVMHRGSSDSLDYCVGCMELHSDITGRSSFMAIGALWFGGRKMLCGSIPLSEDRSPDEVVKELSEMAAQGSQLSFQEFFGHRVYSLRHLFKDSRDRIFQEVQDRCEERMVKAMRPVVEREGNMIDPHGGETPLGLALRVVSNRDIARGLIDRNADYLAISRALCLARRRGVVLDQDRVERAARIALTALSKGLEEPLSWREYLEKIPRLLDVIDQADANVDFFCLQRTILNLVGKGEMSQEIQAIASRIGISLEGISGLTQSPDFES
- the glgP gene encoding alpha-glucan family phosphorylase; this encodes MQSHRHSELSTSLRKMMESEASFRKIAYCSMEIGLKPSIPTYSGGLGVLAGDIIKSSADLGVPMVAMTLLYRNGYFRQSFDNGGWQQETPVIWNPSTELVPLPNTVTVTLRGRDIKVRAWVHDVHGVSGYTIPVYFLDTDVEGNHADDRRLSWDLYGGDQLYRLCQEMILGVGGLRMLRDLGYSGIETYHLNEGHAGFISLELMREQGYFDPEKIKKEVIFTTHTPVPAGHDVFPFGLVERTIAPSFVSTLKQMLPGAQGVSMTELGYTFSRYVNAVSKRHGEVSRKMFTTSQVDYVTNGVHPGTWVSPSMKRLFDAHIPGWENDPGRLVQALNLPGDVLWRTHQADKTRLIARILEITGRSLDPDVLTIGFARRAAQYKRADLIFSDVKRLLKIGGDKLQLVFAGKAHPKDDGGKQILRKIREIIADIDGAMTVVFLDNYDMELATQLVQGVDVWLNTPTRPHEASGTSGMKCTMNGIMNLSVLDGWWIEGWIEGVTGWSIGPEPSEADLVGYDGSLDAVDLYDKLENKVIPLYYEGRDKWIQMMRQTIALNASYFNTHRVVKEYCEKAYGVGFRGM
- the malQ gene encoding 4-alpha-glucanotransferase; this translates as MRRSGLLLHISSLPSPWGTGDLGPWAYHVARNMARSSISVWQILPLNETSSAFGHSPYSPTSVFAGNRAFISPEELVKDGFILKSELPEKIPIGPSDFDRALEIRTALIAKSWERGKDLQDFKHFKEENRLWLENYCLFTVIKDRMGQKPWNLWPEPLRDREEEALSQIADQEGHSLDRLAFGQYLFFQQQRKWKKECNRLGLEILGDIPIYVIHDSSDVWANPDLFQLDDERLPSSVAGVPPDYYSEDGQLWGNPLYLWENHLAQRFSWWINRLRHCLTLYDRVRIDHFRGMVGYWAVPRDHATAREGRWEKVPYDRFFKAIRETFPDLPFTAEDLGVITPEVKRAMEDLGLAGMAVLQFAFDGDTGTNPYVPHNHRRNSVIYTGTHDNDTTAGWFKKAGETTVKNLQAYTGRQLDHRSAVDSVIRMALASVAELAVVPAQDVLGLDSEARINTPSTTTGNWTWRLKEDIDLEWIGDMTILYGRANTEDRPSEG
- the glgB gene encoding 1,4-alpha-glucan branching protein GlgB; the encoded protein is MTDYDVFLFKQGRHYRLYNCLGCKMVEDGAHFAIWAPNAQEVSVLCNLNGWTYGTNQLSPRWDGSGIWEGFVPGLGLGDIYKYGIKTQTGEWIQKSDPMASKYEEPPKSASVVWPLDYRWEDEAWMSSRGEVLPLDGPWSIYEVHLGSWVRRDGGFLSYREIGPLLADYVLEAGFTAVELMPVMEHPFYGSWGYQVLGYFAPTSRYGTPQDFMAMVDHLHSKGIAVILDWVPSHFPSDGHGLANFDGTCLYEHQDSRKGYHPQWTSAIFNYGRHEVRSFLISSALLWLDKYHIDGIRVDGVASMLYLDYGRSHGQWIPNRYGGRENLEAVALLREFNSEVNRSYPDVVTFAEESTEWPRVTGPVHLGGLGFSMKWDMGWMHDSLSYMSRDSIHRSWHHGEITFGMWYAFSERFILPLSHDEVVYGKRSLLMKMAGDHWRKRANLRLLLAMMYLRPGKKLLFMGGEFGQENEWNHEKELDWYLMDRPEHRGIFKLVSDLNRLYREESALHRDFDPQCFQWIDCSDVAQSVFVMMRPLGDRPIVAVINGTPEPRYDYRIGVPQGGKWRELCNTDGDCYGGSGMGNMGEIEAQEIGCHGRHWSLSLTLPPLSVLALAPERLFNEEV